The proteins below come from a single Pichia kudriavzevii chromosome 2, complete sequence genomic window:
- a CDS encoding uncharacterized protein (PKUD0B05720; Pfam Domains: MFS_1(5.6e-20)) produces MISKGSDEIIDSLSSVSENKPADALFHSKEEEEQILLDMANDPWSERKVLWKIDLFVCTNLFLIAFLEFLDKNSLGIAAVYTLKEDTNLHGSQFSTVASTFYFGYLLGEFISFFLLPRVRIGKFVSICLFIWGGLLMCMAACHSFGGLVTVRFFLGVFEAGILPSFMIISGMWWKKSEQPLRSTLYFNTLAGILGGVFGHCIGLIKGKLPAWKYIFLIYGSATCFYATILFFIFPDNIKGAWFLSRREKQIAHLRVLADQTGGSHDSKHKLKIYQIWEALLDPKYYIVVAFIICQSICNSGLTNFNPLIIKGFGFSALKTTLMASPQAAVALGGGMLITAICMWIHNIRCLLWVLTCLPALAGAIMVNKIDPHENRHAALAGIYLMGFYNVPWTLMLALVSSNTSGSTKKTFMYVSVAVWYAVGNIIGPYFFKGSQAPKYPMGIHAMEASFSIMAFTGILYYLMLRIQNKQKQSLTMNDIKHLEYAEQSIDNDLTDKENHTFVYVY; encoded by the coding sequence ATGATATCCAAAGGTTCAGACGAGATTATCGATAGCTTGTCCTCAGTTTCAGAGAACAAGCCAGCAGATGCACTATTTCACTCcaaggaggaggaggaacAGATTTTGCTGGATATGGCAAATGATCCATGGTCCGAGAGAAAAGTTTTGTGGAAAATagatttgtttgtttgtacGAATCTTTTCTTAATCGCTTTCTTAGAATTCCTTGATAAGAATTCCCTAGGTATTGCGGCTGTTTATACATTGAAAGAAGACACAAATTTACATGGTTCTCAATTTTCCACAGTTGCTTCTACTTTTTATTTCGGTTATTTATTAGGTGAGTTCatatccttttttttgttgccACGAGTTAGAATTGGCAAATTTGTGTCTATTTGTTTGTTCATTTGGGGCGGCTTACTTATGTGCATGGCTGCATGTCATAGCTTTGGTGGTTTGGTTACCGTGAGGTTTTTTCTTGGCGTATTTGAAGCCGGAATATTACCGTCTTTTATGATTATTAGCGGAATGTGGTGGAAGAAATCAGAACAACCACTAAGATCTACATTATATTTCAACACCCTTGCTGGTATTCTTGGTGGGGTCTTCGGACACTGTATTGGACTAATAAAGGGGAAATTACCAGCTTGGAAGtatatttttctcatttaCGGCTCTGCTACTTGTTTCTACGCAACAATTCTGTTCTTTATCTTTCCAGATAATATTAAAGGTGCATGGTTTTTAAGCAGAAGGGAGAAACAAATTGCGCATTTACGTGTTCTTGCGGACCAAACAGGTGGAAGTCATGATTCAAAGcacaaattgaaaatttatcaaatctGGGAGGCTTTGTTGGATCCCAAATATtatattgttgttgcattTATTATATGTCAGTCCATCTGTAATTCGGGACTAACAAATTTCAATCCTCTTATAATCAAAGGTTTTGGGTTTTCTGCTCTCAAAACAACACTTATGGCGTCTCCTCAGGCAGCAGTTGCCTTGGGAGGTGGTATGCTGATAACAGCAATCTGCATGTGGATTCATAATATTAGGTGCTTATTGTGGGTATTAACGTGTCTACCTGCTTTAGCTGGGGCTATTATGGTAAATAAGATTGATCCACACGAAAATCGACATGCTGCATTAGCTGGAATTTATTTGATGGGATTCTACAATGTGCCATGGACATTAATGTTGGCGTTGGTATCTTCAAACACCTCAGGATCTACCAAGAAGACGTTCATGTATGTTTCTGTTGCAGTTTGGTATGCAGTTGGTAACATTATCGGtccatattttttcaaaggtTCTCAAGCACCAAAGTATCCGATGGGGATACATGCCATGGAAgcttccttttcaattatGGCGTTCACCGGTATCCTTTACTATCTTATGCTGAGAATACAGaataaacaaaagcaaTCGTTAACTATGAATGATATAAAACACTTAGAATACGCGGAACAATCAATCGATAATGATTTGACtgataaagaaaaccatACTTTTGTTTATGTTTATTAG
- a CDS encoding uncharacterized protein (PKUD0B05750; Pfam Domains: Bromodomain(7.9e-25)): MPEQKENISTKVLSNDTAAVTKSPSPVPSTSSASRGRQTKMPTPQEMQELYDKITPLQKIVTLQHIYSLYMAAAQQTDKKEVSFNIIQLQRMINSNPLVNLDFDFLNISGYLNSLKDKSKEKAGGIVPGGGGSGGSGGNSSNKGPVSPVQLIQILTESLTLRDERGRNEQVIQQVPNTMLFKLSRFIDLNFVKDRLIKLLNAYKNTTLKKIEELEEKWKTKKREIQMIEEGKMDDSVLYEEFLKDLKRKRGPSKEKMLEKKKNIVASTSNSPESSNAGTPIPVNLEQKADDTRSGQSDNVGDKKRKEIDNKMEVKEETKVSEKQALKGDEKKSSHTSQEEVLEGKNTIETSESKKLEVKQDTVVNIEVKSQEPVIEKRRKKRNGDAVTEESKIGNEKEFQDQNGNETEQGEQGHNKNKSEEQGQNQNKNEKQSLNENENEKEGNSISVSVPHNHHGYTKDQTNDNEGKRKLDDGDVEEARDSKILKKPKTEETSIVEEDKPQIRLRTRSMVNNENTVKKFQQLSLPILTNISSHRIASMFLTPVNAMEEPDYFKVIKKPIDLKTIIKKVRNFSINTLEELEFEMQLMFTNAIMYNTSDKVEGISDMMKEWQDLVVILKENM, encoded by the coding sequence ATGCCTGAGCAGAAGGAGAATATATCTACCAAAGTTTTATCGAATGACACTGCTGCTGTCACGAAATCTCCCTCACCAGtaccatcaacatcaagTGCCTCGAGAGGCAGACAAACAAAGATGCCTACACCTCAAGAAATGCAAGAGCTGTATGATAAGATTACGCCATTACAAAAAATAGTGACACTGCAGCATATATACAGTCTGTATATGGCAGCTGCTCAACAAACCGATAAGAAAGAAGTAAGTTTCAACATTATACAACTTCAAAGAATGATCAATTCAAATCCACTAGTGAATTTAGATTTTGACTTTCTTAATATCAGCGGATACTTGAATAGCCTTAAGGATAAGAGTAAGGAAAAAGCAGGTGGTATTGTCCCGGGAGGCGGTGGAAGTGGTGGAAGTGGTGGAAACAGCTCAAATAAAGGGCCAGTTAGTCCGGTCCAATTGATACAGATATTGACTGAATCTTTAACTCTGAGGGATGAAAGGGGTCGTAACGAACAGGTAATTCAGCAGGTCCCAAACACGATGTTGTTTAAATTGAGcagatttattgatttgaattttgtcAAAGACCGACTGATCAAACTTTTGAATGCCTATAAGAATACCACgctgaaaaaaatcgaAGAATTAGAAGAAAAGTGGAAGACtaaaaaaagggaaataCAGATGATAGAAGAAGGTAAAATGGACGATAGTGTATTATATGAAGAGTTCTTAAAGgatttgaaaaggaagagaGGACCttctaaagaaaaaatgttagagaaaaagaaaaacatcgTTGCAAGTACTTCCAACTCTCCTGAATCTAGCAATGCTGGGACCCCTATTCCGGTGAACTTGGAACAAAAGGCTGATGATACCAGATCTGGACAAAGTGATAATGTAGGTGATaagaagaggaaagaaaTTGACAACAAGATGGAAGTTAAGGAAGAAACGAAGGTTTCAGAAAAGCAAGCGTTGAAGGGGGAcgagaaaaaatcaagccACACAAGCCAGGAAGAAGTTTTGGAGGGTAAGAATACTATAGAGACAAGCGAGAGCAAGAAGCTTGAAGTGAAACAGGACACGGTAGTAAATATAGAAGTTAAAAGTCAAGAGCCGGTTATTGAGAAGAgacgaaaaaaaagaaatggagaTGCAGTGACCGAAGAAAGCAAAATTGGAAATGAAAAGGAATTTCAAGATCAGAATGGAAATGAAACTGAGCAAGGGGAACAAGGCcataacaaaaataaaagtgaGGAACAAGGTCAGaaccaaaataaaaatgaaaaacaaagtttgaatgaaaatgaaaatgaaaaggaagGTAATTCCATAAGTGTGAGTGTACCGCACAACCATCATGGATATACAAAAGATCAAActaatgataatgaaggCAAAAGGAAACTTGATGATGGAGATGTAGAAGAGGCACGTGACAGCAAAATCTTGAAGAAGCCAAAAACAGAGGAAACTTCAATCGTCGAAGAAGATAAGCCACAAATTAGGTTGAGGACCAGAAGTATGGttaataatgaaaacacagtcaaaaaatttcagcAATTATCCCTACCTATACTAACAAATATTTCGTCGCATCGTATCGCTTCAATGTTTTTGACGCCAGTCAATGCTATGGAAGAGCCTGATTATTTTAAAGTAATTAAGAAACCAATTGACTTGAAGACTATAATAAAAAAGGTCAGGAACTTTTCTATAAACACCCTCGAAGagcttgaatttgaaatgcAACTGATGTTCACGAATGCGATAATGTACAATACAAGTGataaagttgaaggaaTATCGGATATGATGAAAGAATGGCAAGATCTAGTAGtaatattgaaagaaaatatgTAA
- a CDS encoding uncharacterized protein (PKUD0B05740; similar to Saccharomyces cerevisiae YEL020W-A (TIM9); ancestral locus Anc_1.452), protein MDQLNYQEQQQFQKIVEQKQMADFMRLYTSLVDRCFNDCVQDFTSESLTSRESSCLTKCAEKFLKHSERVGTRFQEQNQKLMNQMRQ, encoded by the coding sequence ATGGATCAACTTAACTAccaagaacaacaacaatttcaaaagatcGTTGAACAAAAGCAAATGGCTGATTTCATGAGGCTATACACATCTCTTGTGGACAGATGTTTCAACGATTGTGTTCAAGACTTCACCTCTGAATCCTTAACCAGCAGAGAAAGTTCATGTCTAACCAAATGtgctgaaaaatttttgaagCACTCTGAGAGAGTTGGTACCCGTTTCCAAGAACAGAACCAAAAGTTAATGAACCAAATGAGACAATGA
- a CDS encoding uncharacterized protein (PKUD0B05730; similar to Saccharomyces cerevisiae YEL021W (URA3); ancestral locus Anc_1.453), with the protein MASYKERSESHTSPVARRLFSIMEEKKSNLCASLDITETEKLLSILDTIGPYICLVKTHIDIVSDFTYEGTVLPLKELAKKHNFMIFEDRKFADIGNTVKNQYKSGVFRIAEWADITNAHGVTGAGIVSGLKEAAQETTSEPRGLLMLAELSSKGSLAYGEYTEKTVEIAKSDKEFVIGFIAQHDMGGREEGFDWIIMTPGVGLDDKGDALGQQYRTVDEVVKTGTDIIIVGRGLYGQGRDPIEQAKRYQQAGWNAYLNRFK; encoded by the coding sequence ATGGCGTCATACAAAGAAAGATCAGAATCACACACTTCCCCTGTTGCTAGGAGACTTTTCTCCATCATGGAGGAAAAGAAGTCTAACCTTTGTGCATCATTGGATATTactgaaactgaaaagCTTCTCTCTATTTTGGACACTATTGGTCCTTACATCTGTCTAGTTAAAACACACATCGATATTGTTTCTGATTTTACGTATGAAGGAACTGTGTTGCCTTTGAAGGAGCTTGCCAAGAAACATAATTTTATGATTTTTGAAGATAGAAAATTTGCTGATATTGGTAACACTGTTAAAAATCAATATAAATCTGGTGTCTTCCGTATTGCCGAATGGGCTGACATCACTAATGCACATGGTGTAACGGGTGCAGGTATTGTTTCTGGCTTGAAGGAGGCAGCCCAAGAAACAACCAGTGAACCTAGAGGTTTGCTAATGCTTGCTGAGTTATCATCAAAGGGTTCTTTAGCATATGGTGAATATACAGAAAAAACAGTAGAAATTGCTAAATCTGATAAAGAGTTTGTCATTGGTTTTATTGCGCAACACGATATGGGCGGTAGAGAAGAAGGTTTTGACTGGATCATTATGACTCCAGGGGTTGGTTTAGATGACAAAGGTGATGCACTTGGTCAACAATATAGaactgttgatgaagttgtAAAGACTGGAACGGATATCATAATTGTTGGTAGAGGTTTGTACGGTCAAGGAAGAGATCCTATAGAGCAAGCTAAAAGATACCAACAAGCTGGTTGGAATGCTTATTTAAACAGATTTAAATGA